The Acidobacteriota bacterium genome includes a region encoding these proteins:
- a CDS encoding glycoside hydrolase family 31 protein has protein sequence MKKPITRREALKRFSTAGAGALLNTHLPAPEQDAALRLAGKAVEIALTSVSAQTLRLTIAALENGRPLPLPEDGSLAPQTWPAPVARLTSLPRERTVRCGDLRVKLSPEPLTIRIEAKDGRLVQELRPDVQTGALTFQIGDKPVLGFGEGGPQFDRRGETYTNRNGQGGYRLRTHGGRVPIQWLIGTGGWALLIQHPLVSFDLTGKEGKLTPRVPDRPESSVSGALAGTELGALPIDVFIVGATEPAQVLAEYARLTGKPELPPLWSFGYLQSHRTLAGPDEIKWVARTLREKKLPCDALIYLGTDFTPSGWNTHNGEFTWHPKNFPEPKKMIDELHDQHFKVVLHTVIEGRKLTGTVKDACTAAPLPSGRTPDGKWPDNRQVACYWPVHKTLYDAGIDGWWPDQGDGLDATSRLARIRMYYDGSQALRPNQRVFALHRNGHAGMQRFAGFLWSGDVYSTWETLKVHVPIAVNTGLTGIPWWGTDIGGFVPTKEYTGELHVRWFQFGAFCPLFRAHGRTWHLRLPWGWNTGELGHNEISNYTGGAANPDLSELHNAEVEPICKKYLELRYRMMPYLYSAVRETHETGLPVMRALWLHYPDDATAVLRGDEYLWGRDVLVAPVVEKGATSRNVYLPRGDWYDFWTEEKLAGGREISKAVDLATMPLYVRAGAILPLDPVKQYTSEKVDGPLTLVVYPGADGVFTLYEDDGATFNYQRGEFTKIQINWNNARRTLSLRLANSSKPPTPQQRRLEIRLAGEKAAHQVVFAGRPLEVKL, from the coding sequence ATGAAAAAACCTATCACGCGCCGGGAAGCATTGAAGCGTTTCAGCACGGCAGGCGCTGGCGCGCTGTTGAACACTCATCTGCCTGCGCCGGAGCAGGACGCCGCCTTACGCCTTGCCGGCAAGGCCGTCGAAATCGCGCTCACTTCGGTCAGCGCCCAGACTCTGCGGCTAACCATCGCGGCACTCGAAAATGGCCGACCACTGCCCTTGCCCGAAGACGGTTCGCTGGCCCCGCAAACCTGGCCTGCGCCTGTTGCCCGGCTGACCTCACTCCCCCGCGAACGCACGGTGCGCTGTGGCGATTTGCGTGTGAAGCTGTCACCGGAACCACTCACCATCCGCATCGAAGCCAAAGACGGGCGGTTGGTGCAAGAGTTACGCCCCGACGTGCAAACGGGTGCGCTGACGTTTCAGATTGGCGACAAACCTGTGCTCGGTTTTGGCGAAGGCGGCCCACAATTCGACCGGCGCGGCGAAACGTATACCAACCGCAACGGGCAGGGCGGCTATCGCTTGCGCACGCACGGCGGACGCGTGCCGATTCAATGGCTCATCGGCACGGGCGGTTGGGCGCTGTTGATTCAGCATCCGCTCGTTTCGTTTGACCTGACTGGCAAAGAAGGCAAGCTCACGCCGCGCGTGCCGGATCGCCCTGAGAGCAGCGTCTCCGGCGCGTTGGCGGGCACGGAATTGGGCGCGTTGCCGATAGACGTTTTCATCGTCGGCGCAACCGAACCCGCGCAAGTGCTGGCCGAATACGCGCGGCTGACAGGCAAGCCCGAATTGCCGCCGCTGTGGTCGTTCGGCTATTTGCAATCGCATCGCACGCTCGCAGGGCCTGACGAAATCAAATGGGTGGCGCGCACGCTGCGCGAAAAGAAATTGCCGTGCGATGCGTTGATCTATCTCGGCACCGATTTCACGCCTTCGGGTTGGAACACACACAACGGCGAATTCACGTGGCATCCGAAGAACTTCCCTGAGCCGAAAAAGATGATTGACGAATTACACGACCAGCATTTCAAAGTCGTGCTGCACACCGTCATCGAAGGCCGAAAATTAACTGGCACGGTCAAAGACGCCTGCACTGCTGCGCCGTTGCCGAGCGGTCGCACGCCCGATGGCAAATGGCCCGACAACCGTCAGGTCGCGTGTTACTGGCCTGTTCACAAAACGCTTTACGACGCGGGCATTGACGGCTGGTGGCCGGATCAGGGCGATGGACTGGATGCGACATCACGGCTGGCGCGCATTCGGATGTATTACGACGGCTCGCAAGCCTTGCGTCCGAATCAGCGTGTGTTTGCGCTGCATCGCAACGGCCACGCGGGGATGCAACGCTTCGCCGGATTCCTCTGGTCAGGCGATGTCTATTCGACATGGGAAACCTTGAAAGTTCACGTCCCCATCGCCGTGAACACCGGATTGACAGGCATTCCGTGGTGGGGCACAGACATCGGCGGCTTCGTCCCAACCAAAGAATATACGGGCGAATTGCACGTGCGCTGGTTTCAATTCGGCGCGTTCTGCCCGCTCTTTCGCGCGCACGGGCGGACGTGGCATTTGCGCTTGCCGTGGGGCTGGAATACGGGTGAGCTTGGGCATAACGAAATCTCGAATTACACGGGCGGCGCGGCCAATCCCGATTTGAGCGAATTGCACAACGCCGAAGTCGAGCCAATCTGCAAAAAGTATTTGGAATTGCGCTATCGCATGATGCCGTACTTGTATTCCGCCGTGCGCGAAACGCACGAAACGGGCTTGCCGGTGATGCGCGCGCTCTGGCTGCATTATCCCGACGATGCGACGGCGGTGTTGCGCGGCGATGAATACTTGTGGGGACGCGATGTGTTGGTTGCGCCCGTCGTCGAAAAAGGCGCGACTTCACGCAACGTCTATTTGCCGCGCGGCGACTGGTACGACTTCTGGACGGAAGAAAAACTCGCGGGCGGACGCGAAATCAGCAAAGCCGTTGATCTGGCGACGATGCCCCTGTATGTGCGCGCCGGCGCGATCCTTCCACTTGACCCGGTCAAGCAATACACCAGCGAAAAGGTTGATGGCCCGTTGACGCTGGTCGTTTATCCCGGCGCAGACGGCGTGTTCACGCTGTATGAAGACGACGGCGCGACCTTCAATTACCAGCGCGGCGAGTTCACAAAGATTCAAATCAACTGGAACAATGCGCGCCGCACGCTTTCGTTGCGGCTGGCAAATAGCTCGAAGCCGCCAACGCCGCAACAACGTAGACTTGAAATCCGCCTTGCGGGCGAAAAGGCAGCGCACCAGGTTGTTTTTGCCGGACGCCCACTTGAAGTGAAATTGTGA
- a CDS encoding GntR family transcriptional regulator, which yields MSEPINGSLTPRQAIPRQTLTTAVADRLRNKILRGELREGTQLRQHAIAEEFAVSRIPLREAMRQLEAEGLIEIQDHRGAVVTALSAEEIQELFEIRAVLESLTLRRAVPHLTAAHLTRAEAALQAYEHALNHEADFDVWGDLHWQFHSALYAAANRGRSLALIQTVNNNADRYIRLHILFSHAAHRNAKDEHRTILELCRQRKAAAASRLLEEHIAKAGRELKEFMQQGQ from the coding sequence ATGAGTGAACCAATCAACGGAAGTCTCACCCCGCGCCAGGCGATACCCCGCCAGACGCTCACCACTGCCGTGGCCGACCGCTTGCGCAACAAGATTTTGCGCGGCGAATTGCGCGAGGGCACGCAGTTGCGCCAACACGCCATTGCCGAGGAATTCGCCGTCAGCCGCATTCCCCTGCGCGAGGCCATGCGCCAATTAGAGGCCGAAGGCTTGATCGAAATTCAAGATCATCGCGGCGCGGTGGTGACCGCGCTCTCGGCGGAGGAGATCCAAGAACTCTTCGAGATTCGCGCTGTGCTCGAAAGCCTGACGCTGCGCCGCGCCGTGCCGCATCTGACCGCTGCCCACCTGACCCGCGCCGAAGCGGCGTTGCAAGCCTATGAACACGCGCTCAACCATGAAGCGGATTTCGATGTCTGGGGCGATTTGCATTGGCAATTTCATTCGGCGCTCTATGCCGCGGCCAACCGCGGGCGCTCCCTCGCGCTGATTCAAACGGTCAACAACAACGCCGACCGTTATATTCGCCTGCACATCCTGTTCTCGCACGCGGCCCACCGCAATGCCAAGGACGAGCACCGCACGATTCTGGAATTGTGCCGTCAACGCAAGGCCGCCGCCGCCAGCCGGTTATTGGAAGAACACATCGCCAAGGCCGGGCGCGAACTGAAAGAGTTTATGCAGCAGGGGCAATAA
- a CDS encoding helix-turn-helix transcriptional regulator — protein sequence MSPQLPPGKYYGETLRLRKLPCFELSERVYSPWYQTPKHTHKQALFCFVMQGQYTESYGSQTRECRSSSLLFHPPGEVHAERFHAVGGRSFIVELAPAWLKKMREQVPLTDEPADFHGGVFELLAHKLYREFTHEDCISPLIIEGLMMELVGETLRRNRAHQPTASPLWLQQVKELLQARFTENLTLTDLAQHVGVHPVYLAQTFRKTYQCTIGEYVRKLRIEYACHELTTSASPIVDIALAAGFCDQSHFTRTFKRALGAAPSQYRESLREV from the coding sequence ATGTCCCCGCAATTACCACCCGGAAAGTATTACGGCGAGACCTTACGGCTGCGTAAGCTCCCATGCTTCGAGTTATCGGAGCGCGTTTATTCGCCCTGGTACCAGACCCCGAAACACACGCACAAACAAGCCTTGTTCTGCTTCGTGATGCAGGGGCAATACACTGAAAGTTACGGCAGCCAAACGCGCGAATGCCGGTCTTCGAGCCTCTTGTTTCATCCACCGGGTGAGGTGCACGCCGAGCGCTTCCACGCTGTGGGCGGGCGGTCGTTTATTGTCGAGCTGGCGCCCGCCTGGCTGAAAAAGATGCGCGAGCAGGTGCCGCTGACCGACGAGCCTGCCGACTTTCACGGCGGCGTGTTTGAATTGCTGGCGCACAAACTCTATCGGGAATTCACCCACGAAGATTGCATCTCGCCGCTCATCATCGAAGGGCTGATGATGGAACTGGTGGGCGAAACCTTACGGCGCAACCGCGCGCATCAGCCCACCGCCTCACCACTCTGGTTGCAACAGGTCAAAGAACTCCTGCAAGCGCGCTTCACCGAAAACCTCACGCTCACCGATCTCGCCCAGCACGTCGGCGTGCATCCGGTTTACTTGGCCCAGACGTTCCGCAAAACCTATCAATGCACGATTGGCGAATATGTGCGCAAACTGCGGATTGAATATGCCTGCCACGAGTTGACCACATCGGCCAGCCCAATTGTTGACATCGCACTGGCGGCGGGATTTTGCGACCAGAGCCATTTCACCCGCACGTTCAAACGCGCCCTCGGTGCCGCCCCTTCACAATATCGCGAATCGCTGCGCGAGGTGTGA